The stretch of DNA TACAATTTTTTACATTGacaatgtatcaaaattaaactcgTTATTTATTTGTACTATGCAATCTATGATATGTTTTTACCGGTGTTGTTTGGATGTCGACCAAATTAAAGGTACGCCCGGCATTTGGACAAGGGAACAAATAGAGGCATGGAAACCAATTGTGAGCAAAGTTCATGAAAAAGGGGGGATATTTTTCTGTCAACTTTGGCATGCTGGAAGAGTATCCAATTATGGTATACTCATTTTTATCCTATAACCATAACTATTCATACATTACAAGGATTTCATTTCATGTAAAAGAAAACTTGAAATTAACAAATCATTAGTACTTGATAAGAAGTTACACGCACACATAACTTTAGTACTTGATAATTGGATGCAGGATACCAGCCCGAAGGTAAGCCTCCGATATCATGCACAAACAAGCCCATTCGGAAAGACATTGACAATAATGATGCTTCCGCGGCTAATAAATATCCACCTCCTTGTCGACTGAGCACAAACGAAATCCCTACGATTGTCAATGACTTCAAAATTGCTGCAAAAAATGCAATAGAAGCAGGTTTTGATGGAGTAGAGATACACGGAGCTAATGGATACTTGTTGGATCAATTCTTAAAAGACAAAGTGAACGACAGAGATGACGAGTATGAAGGTAACTTAGAGAATCGTTGTAGCTTCCCACTTCAAGTGGTGAAGGCAATAGCGGATGAGATTGGAGCTAACAAAGTTGGTGTACGATTGTCCCCTTTCGCGGATTATAATGATTGCGAAGACTCTAATCCTCAAGTCTTAGGTATTTATATGGCCGAAACATTGAATCAATTGGGCATTCTATACTGTCATATGATTGAGCCTAGGATGGTGAAAGAACTTCACAAGTCTGATACTACCAAGTGGTCCTTGATGCCTATTAGGAAGGTTTTCAAAGGGACATTTATAGTTGTTGGAGGTTATGATAAGTGTGGAGGAAATGATGCTATAGCAAATGGTGCTGCTGATTTAGTGGCTTATGGACGTCTCTTTTTGGCAAATCCAGATCTCCCTAAAAGATTTGAGCTGAATGTTGATGAGTTCAACTATCCTGATCCAAACACATTTTATGCACAAGATCCTGTGCTTGGATATACTGATTATCCATTTCTAACAAATACCAGTACCATCTAGTTCTACTTCATAGCTATAGTTCTTTTCTAGTATTTCTTCTATAActacatatataaataaaatttggcaCAAAtgctttttaataaaaatttggcACATctaagttggaataaaatttaagtaaaaattGATGTTTTTCATCCTATTTAATAATGATATTATACCAAAActgttatttataattaaaaatagtataatGAAAATAAACTAGTGCTCTAACAATAACCTATTTTAAGGTAAGATTCTATTTGACAAGACCAAATTTCGAGCTTATAGCAGATAACAATTTATGTTTGAATTCGAGAACTTAAATGCATAAAATCTTTAAATTGCGTAGACTCtaaattgaattattattaatatttgaattgatattttgatgtatttaaataaaaaaagggaGTAAATTTATTATGTTTGATCTAAGGGATTTGAATACTaaatgtaaccaaaaaatattaaaaaaattcaacaaaaattaatggtatgaatttttttagtacAAGGAGGGAAGAAAAGGGAAAACAAACTACAAATAAAATATCTAGAAAATAAAGTCCCGCAAGCATCAGCTAGCAGGAGGAGACTCATTTCATTAGGTGGAATAGCTATAGGAGAATAAACTCCAGGGTTTCCTGCTCCAAGTTTGGCTAAATAATTCGCACAGGTGTTGCCCTTTCGAAGGGTGTGAACAACTTTAACCCTCCAGTCCTTAGCAAGGAgattcttaatattataaataatagatgCATAGTGGTGCCAATCATTAACAGGATCTGCTAACAACTTGATAACGGTCTTAGAATCAGAATAGCACCAAAGCTCTTTGATGTCCAGCTCCCAAGTCAAAGCTAAACCGTGATAAACTGCCAATAATTCAGCATGAAGGATATTCGAGAATCCTATATTACCAGCAAAACCTTGTAAGTCTACGTAAGTAATATacaaaggatttttttttatactctaGGTTCCCTCATATTAATCACTTTCCTACGAGACTTGTACCAATTTACCAAACGTGCCGCAACTTACTTCACAAAGCAAAGTATAACTAATAACTAACACCATTTTCTCATTCAAAACCAAACCTTCCATCTATCTATAAATAATCATGAAAGGGGTATAATAGTATATACCAAGCTTACATCTATAATCAACCTCACAATGAAGTTTGTAATAACTTCCGTAATGGGCCTAAATAGCCCAATCATAAAACAAACCCACACGACACAAACCCATGTTGTTTTGACCCATCCTATAAATTAACGTTGTTGCCGCGTTTAAGTtatatcaatcaatcaatccAAGTAACAAAAACCTTAGCCTAAGTAAACTACTAGTACGAGAATTTCTCTAAAAAATGGGTTCTCTTCCTCTCAGCGATGATCGATCGG from Trifolium pratense cultivar HEN17-A07 linkage group LG5, ARS_RC_1.1, whole genome shotgun sequence encodes:
- the LOC123883038 gene encoding putative 12-oxophytodienoate reductase 11 — translated: MQSMICFYRCCLDVDQIKGTPGIWTREQIEAWKPIVSKVHEKGGIFFCQLWHAGRVSNYGYQPEGKPPISCTNKPIRKDIDNNDASAANKYPPPCRLSTNEIPTIVNDFKIAAKNAIEAGFDGVEIHGANGYLLDQFLKDKVNDRDDEYEGNLENRCSFPLQVVKAIADEIGANKVGVRLSPFADYNDCEDSNPQVLGIYMAETLNQLGILYCHMIEPRMVKELHKSDTTKWSLMPIRKVFKGTFIVVGGYDKCGGNDAIANGAADLVAYGRLFLANPDLPKRFELNVDEFNYPDPNTFYAQDPVLGYTDYPFLTNTSTI